A window of Polaromonas hydrogenivorans contains these coding sequences:
- the polA gene encoding DNA polymerase I, which yields MSPDKKTLLLVDGSSYLYRAFHAMPDLRVTPGDPHSPATGAIRGMVNMMQKLRKDVRADYAVCVFDAKGPTFRDALYADYKAQRSAMPDDLRSQVEPIHEVVQLLGWKVLAVPGVEADDVIGTLACMASSQQIEVIISSGDKDLSQLVDEHITVIDTMNDRRRDLAGVEAEFGVPPRLMVDYQTLVGDSVDNVPGVPKVGPKTAVKWLLEYGSLDALVARADEIKGIVGENLRKSLDWLPKGRELLTIKKDCDLAGYIDGLPAMDSIAIGAQQTSALRTFYLKYGFKGLVGQIDAENTPPELVGGPERRKLRAPTASPDSPGLFDDDEPSLLDTPLAGRASNLLYETILTWETLDRWLAKIEAAELVAVDTETTSLDEMRAQIVGVSFSVTPGEGAYIPLTHDYPSAPEQLPLDEVLARLKPWLENPARPKLGQNIKYDRHVFANHGIEVQGYAHDTMLQSYVLEVTKPHGLASLAERHVGRSGINYEDLCGKGVHQIKFNQVDIARAAEYSCEDSDQTLDVHRVLWPQLQANEKLLFIYQLEMQSSETLYRIERNGVLIDAPMLARQSHELGQRLLQLETEAYEMAGQPFNLGSPKQLAEIFFDKLGMKVVKKTPSGARSTDEDVLEKLAEDHPLPAKLLEHRSLSKLKGTYTDKLAQLANPRTGRVHTHYAQAVAVTGRLSSNDPNLQNIPVKTAEGRRVREAFVAPAGSVIASADYSQIELRIMAHISGDESLLHAFTAGLDVHRATAAEVFGVTLDQVSSEQRRYAKVINFGLIYGMSSFGLAKNLGIETKAAAAYIDRYFQRYPGVKHYMDSTRQLAKDQGYVETVFGRRLLLPEINSPNGPRRAGAERAAINAPMQGTAADLIKLSMVKVQQVLDDEKRDTKMIMQVHDELVFEVPEAEVEWVRTEIPRLMAGVAELKVPLLAEIGFGPNWEQAH from the coding sequence ATGAGTCCTGATAAAAAAACCTTGCTGCTGGTCGATGGCTCCAGCTACCTGTACCGCGCCTTTCATGCCATGCCCGATTTGCGCGTCACCCCCGGCGACCCGCACAGCCCGGCCACCGGCGCGATTCGCGGCATGGTCAACATGATGCAAAAACTGCGCAAGGATGTGCGCGCCGACTACGCGGTCTGCGTGTTCGATGCCAAGGGTCCGACCTTTCGCGATGCGCTGTATGCCGACTACAAGGCCCAGCGCTCGGCCATGCCCGATGACCTTCGCAGCCAGGTCGAGCCGATTCACGAAGTGGTGCAACTGCTGGGCTGGAAAGTGCTGGCCGTGCCCGGCGTGGAGGCCGACGACGTGATCGGCACGCTGGCCTGCATGGCCTCAAGCCAGCAAATCGAGGTCATCATCTCCAGCGGCGACAAGGACCTGAGCCAGCTGGTCGACGAACACATTACCGTCATCGACACCATGAACGACCGCCGCCGCGACCTGGCCGGTGTTGAAGCCGAGTTCGGCGTGCCGCCGCGCCTGATGGTCGATTACCAGACGCTGGTCGGCGACAGCGTTGACAACGTGCCGGGCGTGCCCAAGGTCGGCCCGAAAACCGCCGTGAAGTGGCTGCTCGAATACGGCTCGCTCGATGCGCTGGTGGCCCGCGCGGATGAGATCAAGGGCATCGTCGGCGAGAACCTGCGCAAGTCGCTGGACTGGCTGCCCAAGGGCCGCGAGCTGCTGACCATCAAGAAGGACTGCGATCTGGCCGGCTACATCGACGGCCTGCCTGCTATGGATTCAATAGCTATCGGCGCCCAACAGACAAGCGCATTGAGGACTTTTTACCTGAAATATGGCTTCAAGGGGCTGGTCGGGCAGATTGACGCTGAAAATACGCCGCCCGAACTTGTCGGTGGCCCTGAACGCCGCAAGCTCCGCGCGCCGACGGCCTCGCCAGATTCGCCCGGCCTGTTCGACGACGACGAGCCTTCGCTGCTTGACACGCCGCTGGCCGGGCGCGCCAGCAACCTGCTGTACGAAACTATCCTGACCTGGGAGACGCTGGACCGCTGGCTGGCCAAAATCGAAGCGGCCGAACTGGTGGCAGTCGATACCGAAACCACGTCGCTCGATGAAATGCGCGCGCAGATTGTCGGCGTGAGCTTCAGCGTGACGCCGGGCGAGGGCGCCTACATTCCGCTGACGCACGACTACCCTAGCGCCCCCGAGCAGTTGCCGCTGGATGAGGTGCTGGCCCGGCTCAAGCCCTGGCTTGAAAACCCGGCCAGACCGAAGCTGGGCCAGAACATCAAATACGACCGCCATGTGTTCGCCAACCACGGCATCGAGGTGCAGGGCTACGCGCACGACACCATGCTGCAAAGCTATGTGCTCGAAGTGACCAAGCCGCACGGGCTGGCCAGCCTGGCCGAGCGGCATGTGGGGCGCAGCGGCATCAACTATGAAGACCTGTGCGGCAAGGGCGTACACCAGATCAAGTTCAACCAGGTCGATATTGCCAGGGCAGCCGAATACTCGTGCGAAGACTCCGACCAGACGCTCGACGTGCATCGCGTGCTGTGGCCGCAACTGCAGGCCAATGAAAAGCTGCTGTTTATCTATCAGCTGGAAATGCAGAGCAGCGAAACGCTCTACCGCATCGAGCGCAACGGCGTGCTGATCGACGCGCCCATGCTGGCCAGGCAAAGCCATGAACTGGGCCAGCGCCTGCTGCAGCTGGAGACCGAGGCTTACGAGATGGCCGGCCAGCCCTTCAACCTGGGCAGCCCCAAGCAATTGGCCGAAATATTCTTTGACAAGCTGGGCATGAAGGTGGTCAAGAAAACCCCCAGCGGCGCGCGCAGCACCGACGAGGACGTGCTTGAAAAGCTGGCCGAAGATCACCCGCTGCCGGCCAAGCTGCTGGAACACCGCTCGCTTTCCAAGCTCAAGGGCACTTACACCGACAAGCTGGCCCAACTGGCCAACCCGCGCACCGGCCGCGTCCACACCCACTATGCGCAGGCCGTCGCCGTGACCGGCCGGCTGTCGAGCAACGACCCCAACCTGCAGAACATCCCGGTCAAGACCGCCGAGGGCCGGCGCGTGCGTGAAGCCTTCGTGGCGCCCGCCGGCAGCGTGATCGCCAGCGCCGACTATTCGCAGATCGAGCTGCGCATCATGGCGCACATCAGCGGCGACGAATCGTTGCTGCATGCCTTCACCGCCGGGCTGGACGTGCACCGCGCCACGGCGGCCGAAGTGTTCGGCGTCACGCTCGATCAGGTCAGCAGCGAACAGCGTCGCTACGCCAAGGTCATCAACTTCGGCCTGATCTACGGCATGAGCAGTTTTGGCCTGGCGAAGAACCTGGGGATTGAAACCAAGGCGGCCGCCGCCTACATCGACCGCTATTTCCAGCGCTATCCCGGTGTGAAGCACTACATGGATTCGACCCGCCAGCTGGCCAAGGACCAGGGCTACGTCGAGACCGTCTTCGGCCGACGCCTGCTGTTGCCCGAAATCAACTCGCCCAACGGCCCGCGCCGCGCCGGCGCCGAGCGCGCCGCCATCAACGCGCCCATGCAGGGTACCGCCGCCGACCTGATCAAGCTCAGCATGGTCAAGGTGCAACAGGTGCTGGACGACGAGAAACGCGACACCAAGATGATCATGCAGGTGCATGACGAACTGGTGTTTGAAGTCCCCGAGGCGGAAGTCGAATGGGTGCGCACCGAGATCCCGCGCCTCATGGCCGGCGTGGCCGAACTCAAGGTGCCGCTGCTGGCCGAGATCGGCTTTGGGCCGAACTGGGAACAGGCGCACTGA
- a CDS encoding homoserine kinase: MAVFTEVSFDEAAAFLRFLNLGQLQNIKGAAGGIENTNYFVDTDQGQYVLTLFERLTFEQLPFYLHLMKHLATRGIPVPDPVADAKGHILHRLKGKPAAVVNKLRGHSELAPTPLHCAGVGEMLARLHLAGLDYERQQPNLRGLAWWNETVPVVLPFLLDAQRSLILGELAYQNHIAASSGYRSLPRGVIHADLFRDNVMFANGQLTGFFDFYFAGCDTFLFDIGICLNDWCIDLESGRLDTTRADAFMAAYQTVRPLTAQERTLLPALQRAGAFRFWLSRLWDFHLPRDAAMLKPHDPGHFERVLRERLAHPYLL, encoded by the coding sequence ATGGCCGTCTTTACCGAAGTCTCGTTTGACGAGGCTGCAGCGTTCTTGCGCTTTTTGAATTTGGGGCAACTGCAGAACATCAAGGGCGCTGCAGGCGGCATCGAAAACACCAATTATTTTGTCGATACCGATCAGGGCCAGTACGTGCTGACGCTGTTTGAACGCCTGACCTTCGAGCAGTTGCCGTTTTACCTGCACCTGATGAAGCATCTGGCAACGCGCGGCATTCCCGTGCCCGATCCGGTGGCCGATGCCAAGGGCCATATCCTGCACCGCCTCAAGGGCAAGCCGGCCGCCGTGGTCAACAAGCTGCGCGGCCACAGCGAACTCGCGCCCACACCGCTTCACTGCGCCGGCGTCGGCGAAATGCTGGCCCGCCTGCACCTGGCCGGGCTGGACTACGAGCGCCAGCAGCCCAATCTGCGCGGCCTCGCCTGGTGGAACGAAACCGTGCCGGTGGTGCTGCCTTTCCTGCTTGACGCGCAGCGCAGCCTGATCCTGGGCGAGCTGGCCTACCAGAACCACATTGCCGCCTCGTCCGGCTACCGCAGCCTGCCGCGCGGCGTCATCCACGCCGACCTGTTTCGCGACAACGTGATGTTCGCAAACGGCCAGCTGACCGGGTTCTTTGATTTTTACTTTGCCGGCTGCGACACGTTCTTGTTCGACATCGGCATCTGCCTCAACGACTGGTGCATTGATCTCGAAAGCGGCAGGCTCGACACCACGCGCGCCGATGCATTCATGGCGGCCTACCAGACGGTGCGGCCGCTGACCGCGCAGGAACGCACCCTGCTGCCCGCCCTGCAGCGCGCCGGCGCCTTCCGTTTCTGGCTTTCGCGGCTGTGGGATTTTCACCTGCCGCGCGATGCCGCCATGCTCAAGCCCCACGATCCCGGCCATTTCGAGCGCGTGCTGCGCGAGCGGCTGGCGCATCCCTATCTCCTGTAA
- a CDS encoding BPSS1780 family membrane protein, whose protein sequence is MKLNIVPARTGLTWVKLGITTFIRQPLAMSGLFFMFMAMLSVATLVPFIGAALALALLPAATLGLMAATQEATKGKFPMPSILISAFRAGQQRMRAMMVLGALYAAGFLALMGISALVDGGQFARLYLVGGKITEELVLQDSFQMAMWVAMALYLPLSLLFWHAPALVHWHGVSPVKSLFFSFIACYKNFGAFTVFGLAWAGVFVLAAIVVSLIATLLGNPMLATVAMFPVALVIVAMFFTSIYFTFRDSFSETDEPVPDELS, encoded by the coding sequence ATGAAATTGAACATTGTTCCCGCCCGCACGGGCCTGACCTGGGTCAAGCTGGGCATCACGACCTTCATCAGGCAGCCGCTGGCCATGTCGGGTCTGTTCTTCATGTTCATGGCGATGCTGTCGGTCGCCACGCTGGTGCCTTTCATCGGCGCTGCGCTGGCGCTGGCCCTGCTGCCCGCCGCCACGCTGGGCCTGATGGCCGCCACCCAGGAAGCCACCAAGGGCAAGTTCCCGATGCCTTCCATTTTGATCAGCGCCTTTCGTGCCGGCCAGCAGCGCATGCGGGCCATGATGGTGCTAGGCGCGCTGTATGCCGCAGGCTTCCTGGCGCTGATGGGCATTTCGGCCCTGGTCGATGGCGGGCAGTTTGCCAGGCTCTACCTGGTAGGCGGCAAGATCACCGAAGAACTGGTGCTGCAGGACAGCTTCCAGATGGCCATGTGGGTCGCCATGGCCCTGTACCTGCCGCTGTCGCTGCTGTTCTGGCACGCACCGGCACTGGTCCACTGGCACGGCGTGTCGCCGGTCAAGAGCCTGTTCTTCAGCTTCATCGCCTGTTATAAAAACTTTGGCGCTTTCACCGTGTTCGGCCTGGCCTGGGCTGGCGTTTTCGTGCTGGCAGCCATCGTGGTGTCGCTGATTGCCACGCTGCTGGGCAACCCGATGCTGGCCACGGTGGCCATGTTTCCGGTGGCGCTGGTGATCGTGGCGATGTTCTTCACCTCGATTTACTTCACCTTCCGGGACAGCTTTTCCGAGACGGATGAGCCCGTGCCCGACGAGCTTTCATGA